One Pirellulales bacterium genomic window, GGCGGCGTCAAAGGGGTGTGGCGAAGCTTTGGCAGCGAATTGCTCGCATTCCGCGCTGGTTCCTTTTGGGTTTGGAATCGCACGATCCCGACTGTTTGTTTTGGGCGGCGCGGCGAGAAGTTGTCGCCGATTTGCGATTGTCCCCCAGCATGTGCCGTTATTTGCCAGCACTCGCCTCGCGGCGCGGCTATCGCGTTTGCGACGCCTATGTCGAACATCGCGGCCCGCGCCGCCGGCTGCAAGACGTACGGCCGAATCCCGTCGATCTGCTGGCGGCATGGTGGATGTGCCGCCGCTGGTGTGAGCCGATGGCGCATGAGCTAGATCGCGGCGATCAACCAGCGCTGCGCTTGCTGTGGCGCGAAGAAGGCGAACAACTGAATTCGCTCCAGTCGGGCAACGCCGTTCAATCCGATCCAACCGCGGACCTTCCTCAAGCTCGCAGCGCATGACGATCTTCTTTTCCGCCGGCGAGCCGAGCGGCGATTTGCACGGCGCCAATCTGATTCGCCAACTGCGCTCGCAGCGGCCCGACGTCGAATGTGTCGGTTATGGCGGCCCTGAAATGGCGGCGGCCGGCTGCAAATTGCACACCGATTTAACTGCATTGGCGGTCATGTGGCTTCTGCGCGTGCTGCTGAACATCCACAAGTTTTTGGCGCTGGCGAGCCGCGCCGACCGATACTTTCGACACCAGCGCCCCGATGCCGTCGTCGTCATCGACTATCCCGGCTTCAATTGGTGGATTGCTTGGCGGGCGAAAGTTCACGGCATCCCGGTATTTTATTACTGCCCGCCGCAGATTTGGGCCTGGGGAAGCTGGCGCATCAAAAAGATGCGAGCGTATGTCGATCACGTGTTGGCCGCGCTGCCGTTCGAGGCGAAGTGGTTTCGCGATCGAGGCTGCCAATCGACCTTCGTGGGACACCCGTTTTTCGACGAAGTGCGGCGCGAGCGGTTCGACGAAAAATTCATTGCGACAATGCGGGCCAAGCCCGGGCGACTGATCACGATTCTACCCGGCTCACGCACGCAAGAAGTGTTGCATAACTTGCAGTGGTTCTTGAAGGCTGCAGCACTCGTCCGGCAACAGATTCCCGATGCGCGCTTCGCAGTCGCGGCGTTCAAGCCGCACCAAGCTCAGATGGCGCGGGAACTAATTGCGCAGTCGGCGCTTCCGGTGGAAGTGTATGTGCGCAAGACGCCGGAGTTGATTCGCCTGGCCGAGTGCTGCATGGCGTGTTCAGGCTCCGTGTCTTTGGAATTGCTCTATCATACGAAGCCGACGGTAGTGCTCTATTGGATCAGTCCGTTTGCCTATCGCGTGCAGCAATATTTCCGCCGCGTGAAATACATCACGCTGGTCAATTTGCTCACCGTGAATGAATTATTTCCCGCCGATACGACGCCGTACGATCCGAGCGATGAGAATGCCGAACGCGTACTGTTCCCCGAATATTTAACCTTCGAAGACAAGTCTTCGCAAATCGCCGCACACGTCGTCGACTGGTTGAACGACAGCCAGCGCCGCGCTAAATTGATCGGCGAGTTGGCCAAGCTCAAAGCCGAAGTTGGCCATGGCGGAGCGTCGCGCGTTGCCG contains:
- a CDS encoding glycosyltransferase — protein: MVHLSILIPQCERADDVRRQLPSLVAALDGMDSSYEIIAIDDGSSPSNLRLLEKLRAGYSVLRVVRLNSSCGASVSLTAGIAAARGEVVIAMEPGESYPAEQIPWLVSWLSRADFVAGRRRQRGVAKLWQRIARIPRWFLLGLESHDPDCLFWAARREVVADLRLSPSMCRYLPALASRRGYRVCDAYVEHRGPRRRLQDVRPNPVDLLAAWWMCRRWCEPMAHELDRGDQPALRLLWREEGEQLNSLQSGNAVQSDPTADLPQARSA
- the lpxB gene encoding lipid-A-disaccharide synthase, which codes for MTIFFSAGEPSGDLHGANLIRQLRSQRPDVECVGYGGPEMAAAGCKLHTDLTALAVMWLLRVLLNIHKFLALASRADRYFRHQRPDAVVVIDYPGFNWWIAWRAKVHGIPVFYYCPPQIWAWGSWRIKKMRAYVDHVLAALPFEAKWFRDRGCQSTFVGHPFFDEVRRERFDEKFIATMRAKPGRLITILPGSRTQEVLHNLQWFLKAAALVRQQIPDARFAVAAFKPHQAQMARELIAQSALPVEVYVRKTPELIRLAECCMACSGSVSLELLYHTKPTVVLYWISPFAYRVQQYFRRVKYITLVNLLTVNELFPADTTPYDPSDENAERVLFPEYLTFEDKSSQIAAHVVDWLNDSQRRAKLIGELAKLKAEVGHGGASRVAAELILKDIAERSRTKPPKPHFIPGMIVPSSDGADAAYTAAIAAADPPAPRAAA